In the genome of Penaeus vannamei isolate JL-2024 chromosome 26, ASM4276789v1, whole genome shotgun sequence, one region contains:
- the LOC138866532 gene encoding crustacean hyperglycemic hormones 4-like has product MHSSDGVCARREHLYAEAAGHRHLSAYVFTNTSATLLASQLWAAATALLVLAASSSPAAARSLDAAPSSAPSGSHSLSKRSLFDPACTGIYDRQLGLLCDDCYNVFREPKVATGCRSNCYYNLIFLDCLEYLIPSHLQEEHMSALQTVGK; this is encoded by the exons ATGCATTCCTCCGACGGTGTTTGTGCTCGAAGGGAACACCTGTACGCCGAGGCAGCAGGT caTCGTCATTTATCAGCTTATGTCTTCACAAACACTTCTGCCACGCTGCTCGCCTCGCAGCTGTGGGCGGCGGCAACGGCCCTGCTGGTGCTCGCCGCCTCGtcctcgcccgccgccgcccgctccCTCGACGCGGCGCCTTCGTCTGCGCCCTCAGGAAGCCACAGCCTCAGCAAGCGGTCCCTCTTCGACCCGGCGTGCACCGGCATCTACGACCGGCAGCTGGGGCTCCTGTGCGACGACTGCTACAACGTGTTCCGGGAGCCCAAGGTGGCCACGGGATGCAG GAGTAACTGCTACTACAACCTCATCTTCCTCGACTGCCTCGAGTACCTGATCCCGAGCCACCTTCAGGAGGAGCACATGTCGGCCCTGCAGACCGTCGGCAAATAA
- the LOC113829422 gene encoding crustacean hyperglycemic hormones 4, with protein MVLQYMLSAALLVLAASSSPAAARSLDAAPSSAPSGSHSLSKRSLFDPACTGIYDRQLLGKLGRLCDDCYNVFREPKVATGCRSNCYYNLIFLDCLEYLIPSHLQEEHMSALQTVGK; from the exons ATGGTACTTCAATACATG CTGTCTGCGGCCCTGCTGGTGCTCGCCGCCTCGtcctcgcccgccgccgcccgctccCTCGACGCGGCGCCTTCGTCTGCGCCCTCAGGAAGCCACAGCCTCAGCAAGCGCTCCCTCTTCGACCCGGCGTGCACCGGCATCTACGACCGGCAGCTGCTGGGCAAGCTGGGGCGCCTGTGCGACGACTGCTACAACGTGTTCCGGGAGCCCAAGGTGGCCACGGGATGCAG GAGTAACTGCTACTACAACCTCATCTTCCTCGACTGCCTCGAGTACCTGATCCCGAGCCACCTTCAGGAGGAGCACATGTCGGCCCTGCAGACCGTCGGCAAATAA
- the LOC113829262 gene encoding glutathione S-transferase Mu 3, protein MAPVLAYWSIRGLAQPIRLLLEYTGTEYEEKIYDCGPAPDYDKSCWFDVKFTLGLDFPNLPYYLDGNLKITQSSAIIRHIARQHDMCGKTEEEKVRVDVLENQAVDFRNGFTRLCYREYDTQKDAYLEALPKTLKLYSDFLGDRKWFAGDNLTYVDFIMYELLDEHLVLDSGCLKDFKKLQEFHKRFEELEPIKKYMASPKFRKSPLNNKMAKFGNK, encoded by the exons ATGGCGCCCGTGTTGGCATACTGGAGCATCCGTGGG cTTGCCCAGCCCATCCGTTTATTGCTGGAGTACACTGGCACGGAGTACGAGGAGAAGATATACGACTGTGGACCTGCCCCTGACTATGACAAGTCTTGCTGGTTTGATGTCAAGTTTACCCTCGGCCTCGACTTTCccaat CTACCGTACTACTTGGATGGCAACCTGAAAATCACCCAGAGCAGTGCCATCATCCGTCACATTGCTCGCCAGCACGATATGTGTGgcaagacagaggaggagaaggttcgTGTGGACGTCCTTGAAAACCAGGCTGTTGACTTCCGCAATGGCTTTACACGACTCTGTTATAGAGAATAT gaCACCCAGAAGGATGCTTACTTAGAGGCTCTGCCAAAAACACTTAAGCTCTACTCGGATTTCCTTGGAGACCGCAAATGGTTTGCTGGGGACAAT TTAACCTACGTGGACTTTATCATGTATGAACTTCTAGACGAACACCTCGTACTTGATAGTGGTTGCTTGAAAGACTTCAAAAAGTTGCAGGAATTCCACAAACGCTTTGAGGAACTCGAGCCCATCAAGAAGTACATGGCCTCGCCAAAGTTCAGGAAATCTCCGCTCAACAACAAGATGGCCAAGTTtggaaataaatag